AGAGAGGGGCATACATATCCTGAGCCCAGGGATATATGTTGAGAGTATATCAGAAACCCTCGATATAAACTCCTCAGAGGCATCTGGGAGCACGGAGCTATCCCCCTTATTATGGGCTGTAGCGATAACCCTAGCCCCGTAGATCTCAGCTATATATGCTGCATATCCGAGGAAGATAACGTTTCTAGCTGGGATATAATAAGGCTCCCTCCTAATATAGCCTCTATACCCCTCACCAACTATCTCCACATACTCCTTAAGATCTGGTGCCTCGAGCTCGTGGAAAGCCACTACATTCTTAATCTCAGAGACAATATCTCTAAGAGCCATCCTCTCCCTAGGAGCCCTACTCCTAGTATTTATCGTAACAACAACAATTCTATATCCCATTAAATCCAAGAGCTTCAGAAGAACAGCAGAATCGAGACCACCAGAGGCAAGAACAACAACCATGCCCATGGGATCGG
Above is a window of Sulfolobales archaeon DNA encoding:
- a CDS encoding 7-cyano-7-deazaguanine synthase, which translates into the protein MRYRVELVGDIERRVRRYIEGCFNTDPMGMVVVLASGGLDSAVLLKLLDLMGYRIVVVTINTRSRAPRERMALRDIVSEIKNVVAFHELEAPDLKEYVEIVGEGYRGYIRREPYYIPARNVIFLGYAAYIAEIYGARVIATAHNKGDSSVLPDASEEFISRVSDILSTYIPGLRICMPLSILDKVEIAILGISIGAPIDKSWSCYDNLDKPCGRCRGCVERERALEAARKILQLPMSRPEKGA